One window of Phalacrocorax carbo chromosome 1, bPhaCar2.1, whole genome shotgun sequence genomic DNA carries:
- the TMSB4X gene encoding thymosin beta-4 encodes MSDKPDMAEIEKFDKSKLKKTETQEKNPLPSKETIEQEKQAGES; translated from the exons ATGTCCGACAAGCCAGACATGGCCGAGATCGAGAAATTTGACAAGTCCAAATTGAAGAAGACAGAGACGCAAGAGAAGAACCCGCTGCCTTCAAAAGAAA CAATTGAACAGGAGAAGCAAGCGGGTGAATCGTAA